The genomic window TCATCTCAAACTTTGCGGCTATTTTACGTACATTTGAAGCGACAATAATAACGGCAATCCCCTGGAAAGCAAGCACAATTCCGGATTTATCTGCAGTATATCCGAAATAATCCTTAAGCATAAACGGAACATAAACTACTACTGAATACAGCAGGAAAAATGTCACAAAAACCAGAAATATTGTGTAGGCTACACGGAAATCCCGCATTGCAACAAATGCATCCAGTAACCCCCTTTTATTGATTTCCAGATTTTGGGGTCTTGTTTCGGGCAGATGGAAAAACATAATTACTGCAAAGGGCAGGGAAAGAGCATAGAACAGGAATGGATAATTCCAGCCGGCAATTGCCAGGCCACCTCCAATAAGAGGAGCCGCGATTACGCCAATCGCTATCGTCGTACTGACCCGACCCATTGCTTGTAAACGTTCACTACCATCATAAGCTTCTCCGATAATCAACATTGCAAGAGACATCATTCCGGCCACTCCCGTACCCTGCAAAAGTCTCAGAACCAGAAGGGTTTGCAAATTAGTGGCAAAAAAACTTGCCAGCCCCATTAAGCCATATATCAAAAGGCAGGGCACCAGTACTTTTTTCCGATTCAGCCGGTCCACAAAATGACCAATGATGAGAGTGAAAATTGCGGTGGAGATGGTATAGACCGAAATAACAAGCCCTATCTCATGAGATGTTGTATCAAGAGGAGACACCATATCAGGCAAAACAGGCGCAAGAATTGCACCGCCTGCCATGGCAAAAAAAGCAGTGATACAAAGCAACAAGAGATGACTTTTCCCGAACTTCATAGTTCACACCAAATACCAGAGCCAACCGACACAGTTGCGAAAGGATTCTTCATATAAATAAATGAGTGAGGAATCAGACAAAACACAGGAATTAAAAATCAGAAAACAGGGGAATTATTCCATACATATGCGGATGTTTATGGCATTTCTTCCCTTACAAGTTCCGTATCAATTTTATTAATAAGATAACTTACTTTATCATACCACTGGTCAACACTTTCCTGAAGCATTCGCCTGACCTCGGCGGGGTTTACGGCCACATATTCATAAAAATAACCACCTACATCTATGGTATGGGTTTCCCTGTAAACGAGTCCACAGGAGATCAGGTTCTGGAGAGAACGATAAGCTGTACTGCGCTCACGGCCCAGATACTTGCCAAGTTTTTCGGCTGTCAGAGGGCCATTGGAAAGCAGTATCTTATAAGCCTTTAGATCCAGGTCTTTTAAACCCAGAATACACTTGGCAACATCATCACATTCACAATTCGCTTTCAGCATTTCCGAAATTGAACCCGTCATTTTAAAATTCACCTGAAGCCCTATAAACAAAGTTGCACAGATTGTACAAAACCATACTAACAAAATCGTTAATTATATATATAGTTTTTTAGCAACGGTAGTCCAGTGCCCCCAATAATACCAGAAAATGAAAGGTCCGATGAACCGCTTGATACAGAGCGATTAATCTATCATCCGGACATGATACGTGCCAATGAGTGGGTACTCAATGAATATGAGGCACCTACGCGCAAATTCTGCATATTCGTCCCCTGTTCGATGAGGAAGCCCTACCATACGAGTCCATCCCACAGGATGTATGACAGGATCATTTTTGATCTGCTAAAGCCCGAAGATGTCCATATCGTAGTTTTCGGGACATGTGGTGTAACTCCACGGGAAATCGATAATGAGTATCCTTTTACAGATTATAAATTCATGATGGGAAAATGCAACGTGGCAAAGATCAAGCGGGATTTTATAAATATGGAAAGCAAAAGAATTGCAACATATCTCGAGAAGACCCGTGATAATTATAGCCACAGGATAGCCTACTGCACGGGAGACTTCAGGAAGGCAATGCTCAAAGGTCTTGAGAAGACGGATATCGAAGTAGATATCGCACCCCGACAGAAAACAATGGAAGAGCACATCCGCCCCAACAAGAGATTCATTTACGGCAGCCTGAGCCAGAAAGGATATCTTCAGGACCTCTCCGATGCAATCACCGCTAAATTGGACATCGAAAAAAGAGTCGTGGGAATTGACCCCGGGTGTTCAGAAAACGATAATGACTGGTATCTTTTATAAACCTGAGCAAACGTGCAGAGTCAATTGCTGGATCACATTAATAAAATATACACAAAGAATAAATAAAAAGAGATACTTTGTCCATCCTAATTGAAATACCTATACATAAATTTTGTAAAAATATTATACATCATATAATATATAATGTGATTGATGTGCATACTTTAGAACTTAATGAACCCGCGAGCAAATCAAAAATATTTGCGGATATGATCCAGCAGTCCACAGATGCCATGATATATACTACTCCTGATTTTACCATCAATTTTGTAAACCGAACTGCAGAAGAAATGTTCGGATGGACCCTGCCTGAAATAAAAGGCAAACCAATAAGCATCTTCCATGAGAACGATATGACTTGGGAACAGAAAAAAGAAATGTTTTCAAACCTTTATTCAGGAAAGGCTCATGAGGTTGAAGGCATCAGTAAACGCAAGGATGGAAGTACGTTTTACTGCCAGATTAAAATATCACCTCTTTTTACAGAAAAATCCAGAATATACGGATACCTGGGAATAATAAGGGACATCACTGAAGAAAAACAGAATGAAGACAGTTTGATTAAAGAAATAGACCTTTTAACCGGCCTAATCGGCACTGCTAGAGTGATTGTGGCTGTTCTTGACAGGCAGGGAAAGATAGTATATTATAATCCCCATATGGAAAAACTCTCCGGCTACGAACTAAAGGAAGTAAAAGGAGAAAATTGGTTTTCCAGATTCATACCTGGCATAGAAAAGGAAAAAATCAAATCTGCATTCAAAAAGGCGATTGCCGGTCATCCTACTGAAGGCAATATCAACCCTATTGTCACAAAAGAAGGCAATGAAGTCATTGTCGAGTGGTATGACACGGCCTTAAAAGATGATAATGGAGAAGTCACCGGCCTTCTTGCCATCGGAAATGACATTACACAAAGAGTCGAAGCTGAAGAAAAATTAAAGACGATATATGAAAACATGCCCGGTGGCATCCTGATGATAGGTCATGATTACATCATAAAAGATGTAAACTACCGTACATGTGAGATTACAGGCTATAAAAGGGAAGAACTTGTTGGACAACTATGTGACATCGTTTGCCCCAAGGGATCCGCCTCAAAAAAATGCCCCATATGGGAGGAAGGAGAGGAAGGATTCAGGGGAATGGATACCACAATAAAGTGCAAAAACGGAAGAAAAAAACCTATATTAAAAAATGCACAGGAAATTACCATAAATGGAGATAAATACATCCTGGAATTGTTTCAGGATATCTCAGAACGTAAGAATGCCGAAGAAAATGCCATCGAAGCAAAAAAGGCTGCAGAACAGGCAAATCGGTCCAAGAGTGAATTTCTGGCAAACATGAGTCATGAATTGAGAACACCTTTGAATTCGGTGATTGGATTTTCGGATATTCTGTCAAAAGAAGTAAGAGGAGAACTCAATGATCCTCAGAAGAAATATGTGTCCAACATTGCCAAAAGCGGCAATCACCTGCTAAGTCTGATTAATGATATTCTTGACCTGTCAAAAGTGGAAGCCGGCAAGATGGAGCTTGAATACAGTAGTTTTGACCTGCATGAAGTATTGGATGAAATCAGCATATTGACCAAACCTCTTACCTCCAAAAAGAGTATAGACCTGCAAATGGATTTACCTCCTGAAGATATCAGGGTTTATGCTGACAGGAAAAAATTCAAACAGATTATGTATAACCTGCTGAGCAATGCATCCAAGTTCACCCCGGATAAAGGAACAATTACAATTATTGCCAATCAAGAAAAGGACGAATTGAAAGTTGCAGTCTCGGACACTGGCATAGGCATACCAGAGGCTGATCGGGCTACAATTTTCGAACCTTTCCAGCAGGTCAAATCCTCCAAATCCAGTGAACATAAGGGCACCGGACTCGGGCTTTCCCTTGTCAGGGAACTCGTGGAAATGCACGGCGGACAGGTCGGACTTAAAAGTGAAGTAGGAAAGGGAAGTACATTTACCTTCACAATACCGGATAAACCGACTACGAATTGATAATTAGAGATTATATAAATTATAAACTGAAACCTATCACTTCATCCCAGGCTTTTTTGAGGCTGATTTCAGTACCACCATCCTCCATGAGAATATTAAGCATCTTGTGTACAACATCCGAATCATGGACAAGCACACAATCTTCACAGCTCCAAACCCTGCTACCTGTAGTGCTATCTATCCATTTACCCCCCGTGCGCATATCCTCGCATGGATAGAAGGGGCAGAAACAGAAAGTACAGTCCTGACCTTCGAAATGACAGGGATAGTATTCACAGGTATTGCGGCTTGAAGAACACCCGGATGAAACGCCTTTTATGGTTTCTTTCAGTTTTTCCTCGGCATAATCCTTACCGGATTCTGTAAGGACCTCACCAATTGCGTGAATCAGTATATCCGTTTCTTCAGGAGGCCGAACGGCAAGACGGATAAAATCGTTTTCCATCAGCGGGAAAGAACTGCAATCCCTTATAAGTACACCATGTCTTGCAAGCCTTTTCGTGAGTTCTACAGAATCCATAAGGAGCTCGGAGATATCCACAAGTATATAATTTACAGAACTTGAATGAGGATGGAAACCGTAGATGTCGATCAGCCGATCTATAAGATAATCCCTGTATTCTGTTATCTTCTGGCGGGACACATCAAGGTATGTTGATTCCATACCGCCCTCCATCCCCATCAGGGCACATCCCACCTCTTCAGCAAGAGATCCCATATTCCAGGGCAGACGGGCAGTATTCAATTTTTCAGCCATTGCCCCAGATGCAACACCAAATCCCATACGTATACCCGGCAGTGCAAATGATTTGGTAAGGGACCTCATTACGAAAACATGATCATTAGAGATGGCAACGTCAACGACAGTGCTTGATACATCGGACAGTTCAATAAAAGCTTCATCAACAAAAAGCAGGGTACCTGTTTCTGCACAAAGTCCTGCAAGGCGCAGGATATCTTCCCTTGCCAGCAACTTACCTGTAGGATTATTTGGATTGCACACAAAAAGGATACGTGCCGATTCCAGGGCATCCTCAGAGATGGAAAGCAGGGATTCTATCGGGTAATACACAATCTTTGCCCCTGCAACCCTGCATTGCTGCTCATATTCAGCAAAAGTGGGCTGAGGAATCATTACCTCATCCCCTTCGTTGAGAATGCAGCCGGCGACAAGCCTGATGATTTCCGATGAACCATTACCGGGGACAATGTTAACAGCACCTGCGCCCCCACCCACAAAAAAGGCAGCTTCAGTCCTGTATTCAAGATAGCGATTATCAGGATATTGCCCCATTCTTTCAAAGGAAGTGGCAAACAAATCCTGCAGGTCCATACCCCATTCAGGATTATCAAAGGGGCTGCCCAGAGGATTCAAACTAGCACTAAAATCCACTATATCGGACAGGGGAATGGAATACTGCTGTGAGGTCTTCCGGATAAGTCCGCCATGGGTGGAAGGAATTAACTCAAGTATATTTTCTTTGAAGGGGAGCATATGTTTATCATCTGCCGGCTTTAATTGGTGTTTTTCAAGATGCATGAAGTTATATAAAGCAATTTTTAGCAGCGAACTTATAATTAATATAATTTATGATAGGAAACTGTTATTTCCCGTTACACACCCATAAAGTTAAATACAAATTCAAAGAAATAAAGCAGACTATCCTGTGGAAACCTGATCAGGTAGATCAAATGGACTCTAGATCCATTCAGCCGGGTTAGATTCCCGGGGTTTCCGCCAGTAAAATAGAAAGTGACGGTCTGGATATGTTGCAAAATTAGACGCCTCAGCAAATGTAGATATCAGAAGTCGCCCCTATAGCCGGAGCAATCCCCTATGGAAAGGAAACCACTAGATTTACTTATAGACACCAACGGAGTGTGGCTCTCAAGGAACGGGTTACTCCATGGTGTAAAGAACTTCGAGGTGTCGAGGAACCATATTCATATCACTACTGACTGCGGAAGCCGTTTTACAGTACGCAATTCCAGAAAAAGTCGCTCCGCAAGGGCGCTACGCAACAATAAATATCGCAAAGCATGCAAAAACTGCAAACTTTCCGATGAGCGTATTAATCGTTTTGTCACAAAAGATTTCGGCAGGGGAAGCCAGGCACGTGTCATCACAGCTTCAAAAACAAAAAAGAGCAAACCTCCAAAGGCAACAGTGGTAAAAGCTGTTTCCAGCAAGTCAAATGAAATGCCTCCTGTTGCAAAAGAGGCAAAAAAAGAAAAGGTTGTAAAACCGGATTACACGCCTGCCCAGAAAAAAAGAATTACAACGCTGCTTAGCCCTGCAGACGACCTTAGTTCGGTAAAAGAACTCCCCCCCTTCAAGGAGCTGGAGACAGAACTTGTCAAAAAGAGAAAGCAAGACCTGCGTCATATGTATGAGAAGGACCGCAGACATCAGCTGGCCCAGCTTGAAAGGGACATTTCCCTCTTTTTAATAGAAAAGGGATTCATGGAAGTACGTACTTCAGTCCTGATCCCGGCTAAATTCATTGAAAGAATGGGAATCACTGAAGAAGATCCCCTCTACAAGCAGATATTCCGGGTGGATGAGAATACATGCCTGCGGCCCATGCTTGCCCCGGGATTATACAATTATCTGCACAATTTTGATAATATAATGCCCGATCCTCTCAAGATATTCGAAATCGGGACCTGCTATAGGAAGGAGTCCGACGGCAAGGAGCATCTTGAAGAGTTTACAATGATTAATTTTTGCCAGATGGGCTCGGGATGCACAAGAGAAAACCTGCTGAATGTTATCGATGACCTGCTCAAATATCTGAACATCGATTACGAGGTAATCTCGGATAATTGCATGGTGTATGGAGATACCATTGACATAATGCATGGAGATATGGAAATATCTTCAGCCGTTGTGGGACCCATTCCACAGGACCTCGACTGGGGAGTAAACAAACCCTGGATGGGCGCAGGAATGGGACTTGAGAGATTACTCAAGGTAAAGCACAAATACACAAACATCAAGCGTTCAAGCAGGTCTATATCATACTATAACGGAATTACAACCAATCTCAGGTGAATAATTTGTTTGAAAACATGGACAATGAACAGCTGGACAAATTTGCATCCTCAATAAATAAAGGATACCAGCTCAGGGACCAGGAAATAAGAGACCTGCTGGCCATAGAGGATGAAGAAGAGATGCAGAAGTTGTTCCATGTGGCACGCATGGTGCGGGATGGCTTTTTTGGAAATAAGGTCTTCCTGTACAGTTTTGTGTATTTTTCAACATACTGTAAGAATCAGTGTTCGTTTTGCTACTATAACTGTAAGAACAATATCCCCCGCTACAGGCTCACCCCTGATGAGATCGAAAAGGTCTGCGAGGCACTTGAAAATGATCCCATCCACATGGTAGACCTGACAATGGGAGAGGACCCTTATTATCACGACCATCCTGAGAGACTGGCCAGTGCTGTACAAAAAGTTAAGGACAAACTTGGCCTTCCAATAATGATTTCCCCGGGAGTAGTGGGAAAAGATACCCTCAAGCAGATGTATGATAACGGGGCCGATTTCCTGGCACTATACCAGGAAACATATGACCAGGAATTATACAACAAGCTCAGGGTAGGTCAGGTATACGACCAGAGAATAAACTGCCGCCAGAATGCAAAGGAAATTGGTTACTGTGTAGAGGACGGAATCCTTACCGAAATAGAACCTGAAAACGAATCAACTCTGATATCCCTCAAGGGCCTGCGTAAATCAAATCCAAATATGGTACGTGTAATGACATTCGTACCCCAGGAAGGCACACCTCTGGCAAGCCGAGAACCCGGAAGCAGCAAATCAGAACTAAAAATAATATCGATCCTAAGACTCATGTTCCCGGACAGGTTGATCCCTGCTTCCCTTGACCTTGAAGGCATGGAAGGTATGGTTTACCGGCTGGATGCGGGAGCAAACGTTGTGACATCCATCATTCCTTCCGGATCTGCACTGGAAGGCGTAGTTAACTATGACAGGGAACTGACAGAACGCAACCGTGATGCATGGAGCGTGGTGGAAAAGCTTCAGAGCATGGGAATGGAACCGGGAAAGCAGGAAGATTTCAATCAGATACTGGGAAGGTAGAATGAAAACAATATGTCTGATTGGGGGCAAGCTACAGGGCTTCGAAGTGGCTTATCTTGCCAGGAAATCCGGGATACAGGTACATCTGATCGACAGGAAAAACAAACCTCTGATACGTAATATGGCGGATGAGCATTTCTGCTTTGATATTACAGAAAGACCAGAAAGGCTCATAGAATTATCCTGCCACTCAGATGCTATAATCCCGACAAATGAAAACCTTGATACCCTTCTCTTTTTGAAAAAAATAGAACCAGAACTACATTGCCCTCTTCTTTTCGATTTTACCGCCTATCATACCAGCATGGACAAAAAGCGTTCAAGAAAATATTTCAAATCGAACGATATACCCATCCCTTCAGAAAAACCCCAATCTCCTCCTTATTTTGTGAAACCCCCATGCATGAGCAGCAGTAAGGGGGCGCGCATAATTGACAACGAAAGTGAACTGGCAAACATTGATGAGTCGATGGTCATTGAAGAATATGTACCCGGACCAGTTGTTTCACTGGAAGTGGTGGGTGACGGGAACAATTTCATGATAGGCCAGCAGACACAGGTCCATATTGACCAGGAATATGATTGCCACAGGGTCACCCCAATGGAGACAGATGCAAATTTCAGGGAAATAGCACACCTGCTGGCCAGCAATCTGTGCCTTAAAGGAATCATGGATGTGGAGGCAATACTCTCCCCTGAAGGAATCCGGGTTATTGAGATTGATGCACGATTCCCCAGCCAGACACCTACCGTAGTATATCACAGTAGTGGTGTAAACCTGCTCGAATGGCTAATGGGAAGTTTTGCAGGAAAAACAAGGGAAAACAAACCTCTTCCTGTTGGCAAACAATGTAACTATGAGCACCTGATGGCATCCGATGGAAAACTTATCCCTGTTGGAGAACATGTACTTTCAGGCGGTGATGACTACCGGCTATTCCATGAGTCAAACGGGTTGGAAATATTCAAATGCAGGTGTGAAAGGCCAACCTATACCCTTATATGCAGCGCCACGACCCGGCAAGAGATGTGTGGTAAAAGAAAAAAAGCAATTCAACTCATCAAATCCGATATGAAGCAATA from Methanohalophilus halophilus includes these protein-coding regions:
- a CDS encoding helix-turn-helix domain-containing protein; this translates as MTGSISEMLKANCECDDVAKCILGLKDLDLKAYKILLSNGPLTAEKLGKYLGRERSTAYRSLQNLISCGLVYRETHTIDVGGYFYEYVAVNPAEVRRMLQESVDQWYDKVSYLINKIDTELVREEMP
- a CDS encoding PAS domain-containing protein; its protein translation is MHTLELNEPASKSKIFADMIQQSTDAMIYTTPDFTINFVNRTAEEMFGWTLPEIKGKPISIFHENDMTWEQKKEMFSNLYSGKAHEVEGISKRKDGSTFYCQIKISPLFTEKSRIYGYLGIIRDITEEKQNEDSLIKEIDLLTGLIGTARVIVAVLDRQGKIVYYNPHMEKLSGYELKEVKGENWFSRFIPGIEKEKIKSAFKKAIAGHPTEGNINPIVTKEGNEVIVEWYDTALKDDNGEVTGLLAIGNDITQRVEAEEKLKTIYENMPGGILMIGHDYIIKDVNYRTCEITGYKREELVGQLCDIVCPKGSASKKCPIWEEGEEGFRGMDTTIKCKNGRKKPILKNAQEITINGDKYILELFQDISERKNAEENAIEAKKAAEQANRSKSEFLANMSHELRTPLNSVIGFSDILSKEVRGELNDPQKKYVSNIAKSGNHLLSLINDILDLSKVEAGKMELEYSSFDLHEVLDEISILTKPLTSKKSIDLQMDLPPEDIRVYADRKKFKQIMYNLLSNASKFTPDKGTITIIANQEKDELKVAVSDTGIGIPEADRATIFEPFQQVKSSKSSEHKGTGLGLSLVRELVEMHGGQVGLKSEVGKGSTFTFTIPDKPTTN
- a CDS encoding aminotransferase class I/II-fold pyridoxal phosphate-dependent enzyme; its protein translation is MHLEKHQLKPADDKHMLPFKENILELIPSTHGGLIRKTSQQYSIPLSDIVDFSASLNPLGSPFDNPEWGMDLQDLFATSFERMGQYPDNRYLEYRTEAAFFVGGGAGAVNIVPGNGSSEIIRLVAGCILNEGDEVMIPQPTFAEYEQQCRVAGAKIVYYPIESLLSISEDALESARILFVCNPNNPTGKLLAREDILRLAGLCAETGTLLFVDEAFIELSDVSSTVVDVAISNDHVFVMRSLTKSFALPGIRMGFGVASGAMAEKLNTARLPWNMGSLAEEVGCALMGMEGGMESTYLDVSRQKITEYRDYLIDRLIDIYGFHPHSSSVNYILVDISELLMDSVELTKRLARHGVLIRDCSSFPLMENDFIRLAVRPPEETDILIHAIGEVLTESGKDYAEEKLKETIKGVSSGCSSSRNTCEYYPCHFEGQDCTFCFCPFYPCEDMRTGGKWIDSTTGSRVWSCEDCVLVHDSDVVHKMLNILMEDGGTEISLKKAWDEVIGFSL
- a CDS encoding DUF5591 domain-containing protein, whose translation is MPPIIPENERSDEPLDTERLIYHPDMIRANEWVLNEYEAPTRKFCIFVPCSMRKPYHTSPSHRMYDRIIFDLLKPEDVHIVVFGTCGVTPREIDNEYPFTDYKFMMGKCNVAKIKRDFINMESKRIATYLEKTRDNYSHRIAYCTGDFRKAMLKGLEKTDIEVDIAPRQKTMEEHIRPNKRFIYGSLSQKGYLQDLSDAITAKLDIEKRVVGIDPGCSENDNDWYLL
- the pylB gene encoding methylornithine synthase PylB produces the protein MFENMDNEQLDKFASSINKGYQLRDQEIRDLLAIEDEEEMQKLFHVARMVRDGFFGNKVFLYSFVYFSTYCKNQCSFCYYNCKNNIPRYRLTPDEIEKVCEALENDPIHMVDLTMGEDPYYHDHPERLASAVQKVKDKLGLPIMISPGVVGKDTLKQMYDNGADFLALYQETYDQELYNKLRVGQVYDQRINCRQNAKEIGYCVEDGILTEIEPENESTLISLKGLRKSNPNMVRVMTFVPQEGTPLASREPGSSKSELKIISILRLMFPDRLIPASLDLEGMEGMVYRLDAGANVVTSIIPSGSALEGVVNYDRELTERNRDAWSVVEKLQSMGMEPGKQEDFNQILGR
- a CDS encoding MFS transporter; this encodes MKFGKSHLLLLCITAFFAMAGGAILAPVLPDMVSPLDTTSHEIGLVISVYTISTAIFTLIIGHFVDRLNRKKVLVPCLLIYGLMGLASFFATNLQTLLVLRLLQGTGVAGMMSLAMLIIGEAYDGSERLQAMGRVSTTIAIGVIAAPLIGGGLAIAGWNYPFLFYALSLPFAVIMFFHLPETRPQNLEINKRGLLDAFVAMRDFRVAYTIFLVFVTFFLLYSVVVYVPFMLKDYFGYTADKSGIVLAFQGIAVIIVASNVRKIAAKFEMISMIGIGFFLVSVAILLLTQVDSVLPVFALMFIFGCGYGLSQTVIDGMIVHISPPQVRGGVLSIHNSTKYVGMSLSPALMGMVYFYFGLQTVFLLAGLLALFAGISVYMVREWFVDV
- the pylC gene encoding 3-methylornithine--L-lysine ligase PylC, which encodes MKTICLIGGKLQGFEVAYLARKSGIQVHLIDRKNKPLIRNMADEHFCFDITERPERLIELSCHSDAIIPTNENLDTLLFLKKIEPELHCPLLFDFTAYHTSMDKKRSRKYFKSNDIPIPSEKPQSPPYFVKPPCMSSSKGARIIDNESELANIDESMVIEEYVPGPVVSLEVVGDGNNFMIGQQTQVHIDQEYDCHRVTPMETDANFREIAHLLASNLCLKGIMDVEAILSPEGIRVIEIDARFPSQTPTVVYHSSGVNLLEWLMGSFAGKTRENKPLPVGKQCNYEHLMASDGKLIPVGEHVLSGGDDYRLFHESNGLEIFKCRCERPTYTLICSATTRQEMCGKRKKAIQLIKSDMKQ
- the pylS gene encoding pyrrolysine--tRNA(Pyl) ligase, translated to MERKPLDLLIDTNGVWLSRNGLLHGVKNFEVSRNHIHITTDCGSRFTVRNSRKSRSARALRNNKYRKACKNCKLSDERINRFVTKDFGRGSQARVITASKTKKSKPPKATVVKAVSSKSNEMPPVAKEAKKEKVVKPDYTPAQKKRITTLLSPADDLSSVKELPPFKELETELVKKRKQDLRHMYEKDRRHQLAQLERDISLFLIEKGFMEVRTSVLIPAKFIERMGITEEDPLYKQIFRVDENTCLRPMLAPGLYNYLHNFDNIMPDPLKIFEIGTCYRKESDGKEHLEEFTMINFCQMGSGCTRENLLNVIDDLLKYLNIDYEVISDNCMVYGDTIDIMHGDMEISSAVVGPIPQDLDWGVNKPWMGAGMGLERLLKVKHKYTNIKRSSRSISYYNGITTNLR